The stretch of DNA ACCTGTAGTAAGTCCACCACCGCAAATGCTAGTTTCCTTAATTATCAACCTTATGCTTAACACTGTACTTAAGCACCATAGCTACCAGTACAATGCTACAGGTATTCTGCTACTAGAGATTTTTCCCAATCTCTTGCTTCAGATTGCCAGCAGTTATAATTAATACAACCACAGTATTGTTCTAGAGAAGTAATTTGTCACAGCTACTGGGACACCTGCCACTGTGTGACACTGTTAACATAGGTGGTAGAAAGCAAAAAACATAGCTGCTTATTTCAACACGGTCCGTACCGATTCTTATGTCTGGCATAAGAGGGAGCAGGGATAGAAGGTTTTGTTTAATCAGCTGTCATTTGTCAAACAAGAAAGCTTCATTCATCTATACGAAAGTTGTTCTGTcaaaagaggggaagagacaaAATTCAAGAGAGAATTTTTGTGGTGGAGACAAAGTAGACGAAAGAGTTAGAAAAAGTGACAACCTTTTTATCTGAAAAGGAGCCTTCTTGAGCATCACCCATTTTAAATTCAACCTTGCAAGTAGCCACCACAGACATAAGTACACAGTATAAATTGCTTCAGAGAAACACGTTCACAACACAGTGACaagaatcaaataaaaaaatcaaacaaaaagacATCTGGCACACACTAAAAACAAGAACTCTCAGAAGTGAAACATTAAGAAGCTCTGGGCCGGTATATTACATTGGCAACATATGAAacccttttgtggtttttttttagtgcaacAGAAGAAACTGGAGCTAGGGTAATAGCTATTATCAAACAGCTACTCTTTTGTCAAGTATTTATTTCAGAGccaaatccctctttttccatGTAGGCTAAAGTGACTTTGAGGCCACCCAGGTCATTCAAAACTGTCTCAGGTCCCTTCATCGCTGTTTCACAGCTGATAGAGCAGGCGCAAGACAATAGCTTCACAGTCTAGCACTCCCTTTAAACTTTATTATTAGCACACTTTATCGTGTGTATGGACACATTCAAACATTTGCCGGCTCAGTGCTCCCCCTGACTCCCATCTCAGTGCTCTGCTCCCTGTGAGTCACGGGACTGTTTACCTCTCCTTATCAGAAACCTGCTGCGCAGCTCTGAAGCACAGCAATAAacggattttttttccaaaggccttttctgctttgcttccccCAAGCGTAGCACATAGAGCCAGAGCCCCAGTGAGGTGGAAGCTGTCTGTAGAGCAAAAGACAGCTCTGTGACTATGCTGCTTCTTTTCTTGGGGCCCTTTTGCtccctgatttcttttttattccggggggaggaaggggggcgCAGAGAGAGGCTACTTGCTCCTTCCTGGGGGAGGGCAAGGTGTgtgttggggggcggggggggggtgtggattTTTACAGCATTTCTACTCTCTGAAGGGAAGGTGCGTACTGACAGATGCTGAGCAGGGTGGCTTTTAGTCAGGGAGAGTCTGAGCCTGAATGGTGGGGCTTGACCGAGGCAGGCTCGACTCAGTGGCCTGGGGGGTCCCACCAACCGAGGGGGAGGGCAACACGTACAAAAGGCGAGGGGGGAGTCGCTGCGAGACCTGTACAGCCACTCCTCAGACACCGAGAGGGGTGGCAGAGCCTGGCTGCCGGACCCGAAGTCGACCCACAATTGTGGCAATTTGCTGAGTGGGTGTCAAAGCATCAGCAAACACACCCGCGCTCGAGGGAGGCAGGcggggggagtctggggcagcaGAGCAAGGACATGGGGTTTTCTTTGCTCCTTCTTGTGCCAAACACTGCTGTTGGTGGGCAGGACTGaaaccccctccctcccagcctccccaTGCCACAGCCCTGGCCTCGCTCACCCTCCTGCTGGGGGGCAGtaggggagcgggggggcaggaATGCTTCCTCAGAGGGTGGTAATCCTGGAGGTGCAAGTGCCATTCCTGTACATGCTCCCTGATTCCAAGTTGTCTGGGGGAAAGTCCTCTACGCTGTATGCCCTGCTCTTGAGGGCAGTGGCATAGTAGTCGATGGGTTCCTCTGCGGCATTGTCCATCCAGCTGAGGCAGAGCAGCCGCTGGAAGGACCGCTTGAAGTTGTCCGAGAGAAAGCCATAGAGGATGGGGTTGGCACAGCTGTTGGCATAGCCCAAGATGACGGAGAGCTGGCTGATGGTGGCGTCATCCTGCTCTACGAAGACGTTGACCAGCTGCACGATGTAGAAGGGCATCCAGCAGATGACAAAGACCATCACCACCATCATGACCATGAGGGTGATCTTGCGCTCCGAGCGTTTGCGTTGCTGCCAGCCAGCCTTGAGGGCCACCATGCGCATCTTGGCAATGATGAGGATGTAGCAGAGGCAGATGGCCACCACAGGCAGCAAGAAGCCCATCAGAAAGGTGTAGACCACAAAGACCACCAGCCACCTCTGGGTGGGCTCTGGCATGAGCATGTTGCAAGCCACCGTTCCATCACTGTTGGCCGCCGTGTTGGAGAAGATGATGATGGGCAGGATGATGAGGATGGAAAGCACCCAGACGCCCAGATTGACCATCTTAGCCACCGTGGGCCGGCGGTACCTAGCCGCCTTGATGGGGTGCACCACAGCGATGTAGCGGTCCACACTGAGCACGGTCAGGCAGTAGATGCTGGTGAACATGTTGATGGCATCCACGCTGAGCACCAGGCGGCAGAGCAGCGAGCCAAAGGGCCAGTGGTGCAGCAGGGTGGAGGTGACCAGAAAGGGGACGCTGAGCATCAGCAGCTCGTCCGCGATGGCCAAGTTGAGGATGTAGATGTTGGTCGCCGTCTTCATCTTGGCATAGCGTAGGATCACGTAGATGACCATGGAGTTGCCGCACAGCCCCACCAGGCATACCACGGAGTAGATGAAGGAGATGAGGATGGCGCTGCCCTGAGACTCACTCAGGGTGCTGTTTGGGGCGCCGGAGGAGTTCCTGCCGCCCGAGTCCatgccccccgccgccgccgccgccgccgcctcctccgagGCGctgccggctccgccgccgccgccgccgccgctgcctgcACCGCCCGGGAGCCTGGTGCAGGTGCCATTGGGGAGCATCCTCTGCCCGGACCTCCCCGCTCCCGGCTCAGAGCGGCCGGCGCCTGCCGCCGGCAGGGCTCGGCATCCCGGCAGGGCTCCTGGGGCGGCTGCCGCGGGCCGCTGGCTCGGGGacgggcggacggacggacggacgggcggACGGACGGAGGGACGGACGGAGGGCGGCTGCCGGCGCCGCTCGCTCCGAGCGGCAGGAATTGCTGCGCCCCGGCTGGTGAATGATTAATAGGCAGCGGCGCGTCACCAGCTacggaaaggaggagggaaggcggagagaaaaaaaaaaaaatgcaggaggaGACGTAAGTGGGTGTCCCTCccaacccacccccaccccccgcccgcctcccaTCCCGCCCTCCGGCTCTTGGCAGCGCTGGCAGCTCCGGGGCTGCCGGAGTGCAGCCCGCCCCCGTCCCACTCGCCCCCCGTCCCCCACACAATGCCCTCCAACCCCACACTGCTCTCCCCAGCCAGTACTGTTTCCCCCACGCTGCACTGCCCTCCCACCCCGCACTGGtgtgccctccccagccagcatcttctcctccccctccatcCTGCACCGCTCCCCCTCCGTGGCCTCTGGGTCCAGGCCAGGGGCACCCCACGCAAAGGGACCATCCTtttctgctttaggaaaaaagCCTGGGTCATGGGTCACGGGTCACGGGTGGGTGGGCAACGTTTCCTGGACAGGCATGCCTCATGCCTACACGGCTGCCGTAACCCACTCCTGCCACCGCAGCGTGTGCGTGGCCCACCCCACGGCACGCGCGCCCGGCACGGCACCGACTACGACGGACCACGTAACCTTCGACCCTAAGTGCACGGCGCTGCCTGAAAATGGCAGTGCCCCTGCCTCCTACCACCACGCAGCTCCATGCCCCCTACCTTGTCCTGTCCCACCACCGCCACCAGACATCACGCACTAGCAGCACCTGCCCCTCTCCACACGCTCAGTCCTGAAACACGCCCCCCGTCCCATTCTGGCACCCCAGCACACGCTCTGCCTCTGTCCATCACACACCCAACAGCGCAGGCAGCAGTTTGCGCACTACAGCTCACCGTCACTATTTACACCACGATGCTGCCAAGACTATCCTATGCAAACACCTTGTCTGTCCGCACTTCAGTCCCCTCACATGCTGCTTCCACTCACAGGATGACTTCAGCCGTCACATGCTGCATCCTCAGTGCTACAACCTTCTCTCTTAATAATGTACTTCAAACATATGCATATCCCTGATAGGGTTGTATCCACACCGGGCGAGTCTATAAACCACCCTTAGCACTACACAGTGACACAAACCAGTAACACCATCTCCGTTCATACACTACTTCTACATATATATAGCCATCACTACATAAATGACTTGCACCACGCTACACCCCTACACCCACAAACTGCTTCTACACACTGACCCATACCATGCTATTTTGTACGCACCCCCTGATTCTAGACAGACACAGTCGTAAACACTGATAGCTACTCGTGCTGTCATTCCTAGACAGGCACTGCTTCCTTACACGCTTCATCTGCACCACCAGTTCCAAACACGCATGAACATCAGCAGATAGTCCTAATACTGCATCTCTATACCCtggaaagcatatttttttgtatgtttcgtggtttgttttttttttttaatgtatgaccTTCACATACACTTCTCCTTCCAGGCAATATGTCTGTTATGTCCCTATATGTTACTGCTCCATGTATACAGGCTGTCCTTACATACTTAGATATAACCACTTAATCAATTTCTGTATACCACCACCTCCTGCCCATTCTGTATTAACCAGACATGGTTACTCACTAATACACTCTTTCACTTGCTCACTGCATCAACACTCCCTCAGCACAGGCATACACACAAAATACTCAGTAATTGCTTATTCTGTTGGCTGTAGCCACTCATATGTATGAGCATACTACACCTGTATGGACACCATCCTGCCTTTTCCCATAAACTGTCGCCTATAAGCACCACCTACTTTCGTCAAGAACAGCACGTCCACACCACATAAATATCACCACAGTGCATATGCTGCTATATGCTCCCCACAGCACCACTACACTCAGCATCACACATGCATCCTTCCAACCTACTCATTTTACCATGCATACCCATCACCTCCTACAGTTCACACATCTTGTTATCACTGTCTGCCCACCATCACAATTATGCATATTATCACTACCCACCACTTTAATATGCAGTTACAAGCAGCATTATCATCAATTCATTATAACCCATCATAAGGAATTTATTCTCTCTAGCATAGTATATATCTCCATACGCCTTATCACCGCCAGCAGCTACTCCAACACATAAATGTAACCTCTCTGACTGTATGATTTGCCTCATGTCAGTCGTCACCTCCAATCAATACACACCTAGACACTCCAATGTGACCAGCATGTGCTCTTTGACACCTTGTCAAAGGTATTACATTTAGCACATACGTACTTCTGCATGACCCTTAAGCaagttgtttccttttcttctgtgactAAAAAGTAGGCTgtgaatacatatatatgtatctatacacCTCTACACATAAATTTAATAGTATATAAAAATAACCCTATTCAGTTTTTAGTAATTGCACACAAGTTCTAATTGGATGATACTCTTTGTGACGTTTGAGGACTTTTTGTATTTATGTTCTAGTATAGAAATTCATTTAGTGAGCAGCCTTTGCAAATGATCTTACCACTCTTAGGACTATTGCTGTATTTGAGTGGTTTAGATATGTTAGAGCACTTGGGGATGCCATACaaatttttctcagaaaattcaTCTTTACATTTGGGGTTTCAGAGTTTCCAGTAtacagtgaaaaacaaagattTATGTTTAACTACAACATGCAAAACTTTTACTTGCAGTGTGCTATCTGACACTGCTCGAATCTCTACAATTATGTAAATTCAGCTggagaattattttctttaaaatttatatcCTGGGAGAATATGAATCAGCTTTCAGTCACCGATATGAGAAGGAGAGTAAATCAATAGCTGCAAACCCATCAACAAGAACATCTGGTTGATTGCAGCACTTTAGTCTGTTTGAAAGACTGTAGTTCAAACATAATCCAATTTTTGTTTATGTGAGCATTTGTTTTAAGGGACATTTACTTATAGAGGATTGATTGAGAGGTTACCTTCTTTCATATTGTTATAAATTGGCATTTAACAATAGTATGACTAGAAACATGAAGGCTTTTGATAGGTCTTTACGAACACTGGAGCAAAAAGGGTTGGTTTTGAAACTATTAATAGTAGTGTCACCACCACAAAATGTCGGTTCTTGTCTTCATTGCCCTCCATTGCATTTGCATACATATAAATACACAGTAACTCATGGAGGCATTTTAGCTTTGTGCTTTGGCCCATTTTATTCGTGCTTTGCCCcattttaattaattactttGCAGTGCTAGCATTTGGCCATGCCCTGCCCCCAAAAGGGTCAGTAAAAGCTCTTCTGGTGAAATAGATGTTGGCATGGTGGTCTTTCTTACTGGAATGATTTGAAATACATTACCTGTAAATTGTAACTCCTGCAAAGGTACTAACCGCATTAGGCATCACACACATACCTGCTTGACATGTAtgcccagaaaaaaacaaaaggccaTCCTAGGCATAATTATAATGAGGTACCATGTGCTATATTTCCTACTTAGAAGGCTTGAGGATTTCTGTATCTCCATTCATTGAAGCTTCCTTTGGGTATGGAAAATTACGTTCACATTATACAATCATACCCTTTTCCAGAAAAGAACTGTTTGATTGTCTGCCTAGTCACTTAAGCCAATTGCTCTAACGCAGTTCATATGTATTAGTTTACTGAGAAATTCTAGCTACTGATCTTTACAAAGGCTCAATTGCCTGTTGCTCATGATTGAAAAGCATATATTTCTAACCTCAACTACTTGGTAAAGTAGCAATGCTTGATtagaaataatgcattttattatCCCAATAATGATATAATACCATGATAAATCCCAACATTGGCTCATGTCAACCTCATGAAACAAAGGCATAGTTCTGACAATGAAAATATCCTTTAAAGCAAAAATTCTGATATAAACCAACTCTAATTTGGGAACATGCttagacattttatttttgttatggtTCATTCTTTTACCTAAGGACTTTGCCTGTGAAGAGTAAGGCAGAGGTCTTAGCTTGTGTTTATAATCTGCCTGTCACAATAGGAGGAAGGGCAGCTTGACCTTCCCAACATAGTCTTCAGGTTGGCCTAAGACACACGTAGATACTTTCCAACACTCCATTTTTATAGCAACACCTGCctacaaaacagcaaaatattatATAGTTTGGGTAATCAGTTGAATTGTAATCTGTTATAGTTTTGATAAAAATCATTCAGTACCCATTTCAATTGCATATTTTTGGAAATCATACATTTTTCATGACCTTTTGATTAAGGTAGAAAATTTCAGGGCACTTAAACCACTCAGATGTAAATTCTGTTCTTGCTTTATGACTGATGTCACTGGATGTGCTGTGAGTCagcagagattttaatttttcattagactgtcaacatgttttaaaatgcttccCCTTTTAATACAGCTATTGTACCTTAGAAGTCATGATGCTGGTTATCATATTACTTTTAGCAGAGTGCCTAAACTTTACATCAATTTTAGTTATGCTTGAAGATGCAGTGCAAATAGACAGATGGAAGTGATTCATTATAATGGCATGTTAGAAAGCATTTTCTcctaaaaggaaaattttgtcaTTCGAACTTTACAATTAATTGAGAAATTCTGTTCTCATTCTGTAAATTCTGTTCTCACATGTATTCTGTAAAAACAGATGTTTCAAACCACATTCACTGGAGAAAGAGTCAAGCTGCTACTTAGTGAACACATAAACGATTCTTTGTCTCTTGATCCAGATGCATTTATTTCAGACTCAgctgctgaaaatattaaaatcaggTGGTTGACAAAAGCTGCATTACATTGCAATTCTTCCCAGTTCATCACGTTTTCTACTGTAGTAGTTAATAACTGACACAGAGTACCGTTACTGAAATCAATTATCCAGCAGTCATACAACAAACTGCTCTGTGCCATTCGTTTTTTCAAGTTAGCTGAGGGCTGAACACACGTGCTGACAGCACACTCCCCAGGTTCTCAGGAGTGACATTGCAGCCCCAGCAAACAAGATAAGACATAGTGCCAGATTCTGATCTCAGACATACTTTTCCAAATCTGTGTAATTCTATTGACTTGTAATTAACCAGGCTTATATTGATGTATGAGTGGTTGGAACCTCAGTTTTCAATCCTTGCCCCCCTTCAGAAAGTGACTTGGTGGCAAGTGTCATCAGCAGTAGGtgcagctgaaatgcagctgaGTATGTTTTGGCTGTAAATATAGCCAAGGACAAACTGTAGTTAGCAGATTTTCATCACACCTAGTTAAAACCTGCACGGAGGAGGGCAGACAGTTGTACATAAAATCTTGTTACTGCTTGATTAACTTGAATATTTGAAAAGAATGAGGGAGTTGTATATGTTGGTTTAGGTGGATAAATAATATCTGAGAAGTCATGCTCCCCAAATAATACTATCTTGTGCTATGCTTTAATGCATATTCCGATAGAAAACCCTGGTGTTTTAAAAAAGTAAGGCAACTAGTCTCAGCACTTTGAAGGGCATAAACCAAACAAATACTCATAGCAGGAAAATTGCATGCTTTACTTCTTACTTGGAAGTAGGGGTATCTTCCAAGGGGGAATGTCTTTAATCTAGCAAAAATTGCCTTATTTCTATTGACTTTGCTGAGCATGGATCGTTATGTTAATTGAGGCTTGCGTCTGAGGTTTCACAGTAGTACGTATTCCATCCCAGGGCAAAATATTTATGACTCAGTTGCTAGTCATTATTACAGCATAACTGAACAGATGGCACCCAAGTGTGTTTCCTCAAAAGGAAGGAAGTGTAGAATTGTGATTTGATACCTACAGACGTTGCTGGCATCTGAAAACACCCAGAGTTTAGATTACAACACTGGTGTCAGAACTGATTTCACCCCTAATTATGTCTCCTTTGCAAGACTTGTATAATTTTAGATCTATATCTTGAGGAGAAAATTAGGGTCCACTTACATTTTTGGGGTAAAATGTAGAAGCCTAGCTAGCATAAAGCACTttttataaaacaataaaatagcTGCTGGTTTGCAATTTGTACCTATCAGTCATCTTGATCTCGGTCAAAACTATTCTATGCAGCCCTGAGTATGGAGATTTGTCTTATAGTGAAACAGTATATTCTTCAGAGAAATGGTCGTGAAGCTTCCACAGGGATTTGagagaattttatttattatctttaCATTTAGCCCCTATAAAATTGCAGCACTTCAAGGTATTTGATAGGTATCactgtatttaaacaaaaaaaatttgaaacaatTTAGTCAGGCTGAACACAAAGATAATCTCAAAAGACATTTCAGATGGTGAGAAATTCTGATGTTGTTTACAGCAGTTTTCTTTACTTTGTGTAGCTGTGCAGGATAACATGTCTCAAATTACTTATGGATAAATGGGCAAAACTCTGTTGAAACCAAGAGGGGCTTCATCCATTGCCCCTGAAGAAAATTTTGGACACTTCTCTTATCTCACCTGTAGAATAGAATTGCTTTTACCTCTTATCTTTTCACTGTAAGAGATAATAATGAAATGAAAGTAAATGAAAACTTGTTAAAATTGCCATTGTcaaacagaaatgtcagaaaGCTCTTTTGATGGGACGAGATTGCAATTTATTCACAAATTTGTGTTATAATCCCCATGCCAAGTATGTTGTATTACCACCATTTTAATTCTGTGGACAATTCTATACATTTTTTAATACTctgcttggttttgcttctttctaAGTGTTTCTATAATTCTACTGATTCCCTGCTGTGTAATCTTTGGGGTCTTGGAATTGTTTCATGTCGTACAAGGGAGTCACTATAGACTCTGTTTTGAAGAACTGCTTAATCTTTAAATAGCTGTATTCATATAAGTTACAGGAAGAATGGGAATTTTTCATCATTCAAGCAGAGATGGAAATGTGCATTCAAAGACCATGTAAATCCACTGAAAAATTCTGGGCTTGAAAAATGTCTGTAAAAGTGAACTTTTCTAATAATTTGATGACTGTAGCTCCTTGAACAGTTTCACAACTGGTTTAAACAAAAGCACCTGGACATTTTTTACTTTCATTGTGTTGGATTGTGTCCCTCAGTAAGCACAAGCAATTGCAAATAATTATCACAAAAGCTAGTTGAGCAAAGAGGTATTAGGTCTTCTGCTTCTTGTCTTGTAGTGAAGTAATTCCCTATAGCTGATACTCTTCTCTGGTGCTTGGTCCAGCCTAGTTTGGGAACGGCTCAGTTACTAGTCTTTGCCAGCCTCTTTACAGTAATTGTTACATTTAAATTTGTGTTGGTTGGATACTGTTTGCCAGTGCTAAGTATTTATTTTGCCATGCCTGGATACAGTCAGAGAATAAACATTGCACTAAAATGTATGGGCAAAATGAGGGGGTGATCAGTTATGAatggggtgggctggggagaaGTGTAGGTGCTGTTTGCATGCAAATAACTTTAAACAAATCAGGAAATACACTATGATTGCAGAGAGAAAAGTAAATTTATAGGATAATCATAGCT from Accipiter gentilis chromosome 22, bAccGen1.1, whole genome shotgun sequence encodes:
- the SSTR1 gene encoding somatostatin receptor type 1: MLPNGTCTRLPGGAGSGGGGGGGAGSASEEAAAAAAAGGMDSGGRNSSGAPNSTLSESQGSAILISFIYSVVCLVGLCGNSMVIYVILRYAKMKTATNIYILNLAIADELLMLSVPFLVTSTLLHHWPFGSLLCRLVLSVDAINMFTSIYCLTVLSVDRYIAVVHPIKAARYRRPTVAKMVNLGVWVLSILIILPIIIFSNTAANSDGTVACNMLMPEPTQRWLVVFVVYTFLMGFLLPVVAICLCYILIIAKMRMVALKAGWQQRKRSERKITLMVMMVVMVFVICWMPFYIVQLVNVFVEQDDATISQLSVILGYANSCANPILYGFLSDNFKRSFQRLLCLSWMDNAAEEPIDYYATALKSRAYSVEDFPPDNLESGSMYRNGTCTSRITTL